A genomic region of Canis aureus isolate CA01 chromosome 16, VMU_Caureus_v.1.0, whole genome shotgun sequence contains the following coding sequences:
- the DLX4 gene encoding homeobox protein DLX-4, with product MTSLPCPLPGRDASKAIFRDIAPVPSVVATYPLGLSPANAVASDLPYSGPYGHLLPYSYTAPATPGDSYLPCQQPAAPSQQEPKADSEKPPLSPEPSEQRPQAPTKKLRKPRTIYSSLQLQHLNQRFQHTQYLALPERAQLAAQLGLTQTQVKIWFQNKRSKYKKLLKQNSGGQEGDFPGRPPSLSPCSPPLPSLWDLPKAGALPTSGGYGNSFGAWYQHHSPDVLAPPQMM from the exons aTGACCTCtttgccctgccccctcccaggccGGGACGCCTCCAAAGCCATCTTCCGGGACATCGCCCCTGTCCCATCGGTAGTGGCTACCTACCCGCTTGGCCTGTCCCCCGCAAACGCAGTTGCCTCCGATTTGCCCTACTCTGGGCCTTATGGCCACCTCCTGCCCTACTCCTACACTGCGCCGGCGACCCCGGGAGACTCCTACCTGCCCTGCCAGCAACCGGCGGCGCCCTCTCAgcaggagcccaaggcag ACTCGGAGAAGCCGCCGTTGTCCCCGGAGCCCTCGGAGCAGCGCCCGCAGGCCCCGACCAAGAAGCTCCGCAAGCCGAGGACTATCTACTCGAGCCTGCAGCTGCAGCACCTGAACCAGCGTTTCCAGCACACGCAGTACCTGGCGCTGCCCGAGAGGGCCCAGCTGGCCGCGCAGCTCGGCCTCACCCAGACCCAG GTAAAGATCTGGTTTCAAAATAAACGTTCCAAATACAAGAAGCTCCTGAAGCAGAACTCTGGAGGACAGGAAGGGGACTTCCCTGGGAGACCCCCATCCTtatctccctgctccccaccccttccaTCCCTCTGGGATCTGCCCAAGGCAGGGGCTCTGCCCACCAGTGGTGGCTACGGCAACAGCTTTGGAGCCTGGTACCAGCATCACTCCCCAGATGTCCTGGCTCCTCCTCAGATGATGTGA